A part of Ammospiza caudacuta isolate bAmmCau1 chromosome 5, bAmmCau1.pri, whole genome shotgun sequence genomic DNA contains:
- the IRF5 gene encoding interferon regulatory factor 5 isoform X2, producing MEPPRRVRLKPWLVAQVSSRRFPGLRWLDPERRRFVIPWGHATRNPPGPQDHDTIFKAWAQETGRFRAGDPPDPPRWKATLRCALNKSREFRLLLDGPRGSPAQPFRIYELCEEPPGGADGGDEDDYGCSGEEDVSQLHKMTSLSIDVTDLELKFQYRGRQVCALTVSNPHGCRLFHSSLEPTREQEELFGPLTLEQVPFPAPDTIPNEKQRFYTHQLLDVLDRGLILELQGQDLFALRLCQCKVFWTGPCAAPQPGPNPIQRETRTKLFSLEGFLNGLIQFQKGRTPTPPPFEIFLCFGEEWPDQKPKEKKLITVQVVPVAARLLLEMFSGELSWSADSIPLQISHPDLKDRMVEQFKELHQLWQSQQRLPPAQPPPGPAAGPWALPPGPLPR from the exons ATGGAGCCCCCGCGGCGGGTGCGCCTCAAGCCCTGGCTGGTGGCCCAGGTCAGCAGCCGCCGCTTCCCGGGCCTGCGCTGGCTCGACCCCGAGCGCCGCCGCTTCGTCATCCCCTGGGGACACGCCACCAGGAACCCCCCGGGGCCCCAGGACCACGACACCATCTTTAAG GCGTGGGCGCAGGAGACGGGCCGGTTCCGCGCCGGGGACCCGCCGGACCCCCCCCGCTGGAAGGCCACGCTGCGCTGCGCCCTCAACAAGAGCCGCGAGTTCCGGCTGCTGCTGGACGGGCCCCGCGGCTCCCCGGCGCAGCCCTTCCGCATCTACGAGCTCTGCGAGGAGCCCCCCGGCGGCGCAG ACGGTGGGGATGAGGATGACTATGGCTGCAGCGGGGAGGAAGATGTCAGCCAG ctgcacaagaTGACATCGCTGAGCATCGATG TGACTGACCTGGAGCTGAAGTTCCAGTACCGGGGCCGCCAGGTGTGCGCCCTGACCGTGAGCAACCCGCACGGCTGCCGGCTgttccacagcagcctggagcccacgcgggagcaggaggagctcttCGGGCCGCTGACGCTGGAGCAGgtgcccttccctgctcccgACACCATTCCCAACGAGAAGCAGCGCTTCTACACCCACCAGCTGCTGGACGTGCTGGACCGAGGGCtcatcctggagctgcagggccaggaccTCTTCGCCCTCCGCCTGTGCCAGTGCAAGGTCTTCTGGACTGGGCCCTGTGCCgcgccccagcccggccccaaCCCCATCCAGAGGGAGACAAGGACCAAGCTCTTCAGCCTCGAGGGCTTCCTCAACG GCCTCATCCAGTTCCAGAAGGGGCGGACCCCCACGCCGCCCCCCTTCGAGATCTTCCTCTGCTTCGGCGAGGAGTGGCCAGACCAGAAGCCCAAGGAGAAGAAGCTGATCACGGTGCAG GTGGTGCCGGTGGCGGCGCGGCTGCTGCTCGAGATGTTCTCCGGGGAGCTGTCGTGGTCGGCCGACAGCATCCCGCTGCAGATCTCGCACCCCGACCTCAAGGACAGGATGGTGGAGCAGTTCAAGGAGCTGCaccagctgtggcagagccagcagcggCTGCCGCCGGCGCAGCCCCCGCCCGGCCCTGCCGCGGGGCCCTGGGCGCTGCCCCCCGGGCCCCTGCCCCGCTGA
- the IRF5 gene encoding interferon regulatory factor 5 isoform X1 yields the protein MEPPRRVRLKPWLVAQVSSRRFPGLRWLDPERRRFVIPWGHATRNPPGPQDHDTIFKAWAQETGRFRAGDPPDPPRWKATLRCALNKSREFRLLLDGPRGSPAQPFRIYELCEEPPGGADGGDEDDYGCSGEEDVSQLHKMTSLSIDDSQHGGDLLPPYPWPKEEAPLFAGHCPPGGPFGGPPPALLQGEAGGTHGPPELLPGALAEMGPPLGPPGPSSSCPVAPTEHLIPDLLVSPHMLPLTDLELKFQYRGRQVCALTVSNPHGCRLFHSSLEPTREQEELFGPLTLEQVPFPAPDTIPNEKQRFYTHQLLDVLDRGLILELQGQDLFALRLCQCKVFWTGPCAAPQPGPNPIQRETRTKLFSLEGFLNGLIQFQKGRTPTPPPFEIFLCFGEEWPDQKPKEKKLITVQVVPVAARLLLEMFSGELSWSADSIPLQISHPDLKDRMVEQFKELHQLWQSQQRLPPAQPPPGPAAGPWALPPGPLPR from the exons ATGGAGCCCCCGCGGCGGGTGCGCCTCAAGCCCTGGCTGGTGGCCCAGGTCAGCAGCCGCCGCTTCCCGGGCCTGCGCTGGCTCGACCCCGAGCGCCGCCGCTTCGTCATCCCCTGGGGACACGCCACCAGGAACCCCCCGGGGCCCCAGGACCACGACACCATCTTTAAG GCGTGGGCGCAGGAGACGGGCCGGTTCCGCGCCGGGGACCCGCCGGACCCCCCCCGCTGGAAGGCCACGCTGCGCTGCGCCCTCAACAAGAGCCGCGAGTTCCGGCTGCTGCTGGACGGGCCCCGCGGCTCCCCGGCGCAGCCCTTCCGCATCTACGAGCTCTGCGAGGAGCCCCCCGGCGGCGCAG ACGGTGGGGATGAGGATGACTATGGCTGCAGCGGGGAGGAAGATGTCAGCCAG ctgcacaagaTGACATCGCTGAGCATCGATG ACTCGCAGCACGGGGGGGACCTGCTGCCCCCCTACCCCTGGCCCAAGGAGGAGGCTCCCCTCTTTGCCGGCCATTGCCCCCCGGGGGGGCCCTTTGGGGGTCCCCCCCCGGCGCTGCTGCAGGGGGAGGCGGGGGGCACCCATGGACCCCCTGAGCTGCTCCCGGGTGCCCTCGCTGAGATGGGGCCCCCCCTGGGCCCCCCGGGACCCTCGTCCAGCTGCCCAGTGGCACCCACAGAGCACCTGATCCCCGACCTGCTCGTGAGCCCCCACATGCTGCCAc TGACTGACCTGGAGCTGAAGTTCCAGTACCGGGGCCGCCAGGTGTGCGCCCTGACCGTGAGCAACCCGCACGGCTGCCGGCTgttccacagcagcctggagcccacgcgggagcaggaggagctcttCGGGCCGCTGACGCTGGAGCAGgtgcccttccctgctcccgACACCATTCCCAACGAGAAGCAGCGCTTCTACACCCACCAGCTGCTGGACGTGCTGGACCGAGGGCtcatcctggagctgcagggccaggaccTCTTCGCCCTCCGCCTGTGCCAGTGCAAGGTCTTCTGGACTGGGCCCTGTGCCgcgccccagcccggccccaaCCCCATCCAGAGGGAGACAAGGACCAAGCTCTTCAGCCTCGAGGGCTTCCTCAACG GCCTCATCCAGTTCCAGAAGGGGCGGACCCCCACGCCGCCCCCCTTCGAGATCTTCCTCTGCTTCGGCGAGGAGTGGCCAGACCAGAAGCCCAAGGAGAAGAAGCTGATCACGGTGCAG GTGGTGCCGGTGGCGGCGCGGCTGCTGCTCGAGATGTTCTCCGGGGAGCTGTCGTGGTCGGCCGACAGCATCCCGCTGCAGATCTCGCACCCCGACCTCAAGGACAGGATGGTGGAGCAGTTCAAGGAGCTGCaccagctgtggcagagccagcagcggCTGCCGCCGGCGCAGCCCCCGCCCGGCCCTGCCGCGGGGCCCTGGGCGCTGCCCCCCGGGCCCCTGCCCCGCTGA
- the CALU gene encoding calumenin: MRFPRLLLCVAVWALCGSAKPTERKERVVREAPLSAREHDDAQSFDYDHDAFLGADEAKSFDQLTPEESKERLGKIVGKIDEDGDGFVTVEELKAWIKFAQKRWIYEDVERQWKGHDLNEDGLVSWEEYKNATYGYILDDPDPDDGFNYKQMMVRDERRFKMADKDGDLAATKEEFTAFLHPEEYDYMKDIVVQETMEDIDKNGDGFIDLEEYIGDMYSQDGDADEPEWVKTEREQFVEFRDKNRDGKMDKEETKDWILPSDYDHAEAEARHLVYESDQDKDGKLTREEIVDKSDLFVGSQATDFGEALVRHDEF; this comes from the exons ATGCGGTTCCCGCGGCTCCTGCTGTGCGTGGCCGTGTGGGCGCTGTGTGGCTCGGCCAAGCCCACGGAGCGCAAGGAGCGCGTGGTGCGCGAGGCGCCGCTCAGCGCCCGCGAGCACGACGACGCCCAGAGCTTCGATTACGACCACGACGCCTTCCTGGGCGCCGACGAGGCCAAGAGCTTCGACCAGCTCACCCCGGAGGAGAGCAAGGAGCGCCTGGG GAAGATTGTAGGGAAGATAGACGAGGATGGAGATGGGTTTGTGACAGTGGAGGAGCTGAAGGCCTGGATCAAGTTTGCCCAAAAGCGCTGGATTTACGAGGATGTGGAGCGCCAGTGGAAGGGCCACGACCTCAACGAGGACGGGCTTGTGTCCTGGGAGGAGTACAAAAATGCCACCTATGGGTATATCCTGG ACGATCCGGACCCTGACGATGGCTTCAACTACAAGCAGATGATGGTGCGGGACGAGCGGCGCTTCAAGATGGCCGACAAGGACGGGGACCTGGCTGCCACCAAGGAGGAGTTCACGGCCTTCCTGCACCCTGAGGAGTACGACTACATGAAGGACATTGTCGTGCAG GAGACCATGGAGGACATTGACAAGAACGGCGATGGTTTCATTGACCTGGAGGAGTACATTG GTGACATGTACAGCCAGGACGGTGATGCTGATGAGCCTGAGTGGGTGAAGACGGAGCGGGAGCAGTTCGTGGAGTTCCGGGACAAGAACCGGGACGGGAAGATGGACAAGGAGGAGACTAAGGATTGGATCCTGCCCTCGGACTACGACCACGCCGAGGCTGAGGCCCGGCACCTCGTCTACGAGTCCGACCAGGACAAG GACGGGAAGCTGACGCGGGAGGAGATCGTGGACAAGTCAGACCTGTTCGTGGGCAGCCAGGCCACGGACTTCGGGGAGGCGCTGGTGCGGCACGACGAGTTTTAG